In Shewanella sp. MR-4, the genomic stretch TCCTCGCCGCCAGTATCTGGGTCATAGATGAGAGACTAATTAATACTCAGTTGAATGGTCTTATCCAACTGCCTGATATCAACTATATTTCAATCAAAGACGACAGTGGCCAGGCGTGGAATTCTGGTGCCCAAAAACAAACCCATACACTCAGTAAAACCTTTCCTCTGGTGTATAAGTCACCTACGGATAATATCAATGTCGGCAGTTTAGAAGTGCAAGTGGATATGGATGCTATCTATCAACGCCTCTACGATAAAGCCATCCTTATTCTGCTATCCAATGGTATTAAAACCTTCCTAGTGGCTGGATTTATTCTATTTTTGGTCTGGTACAACATCACTAAACACTTAGACAAACTCAGTAATTACTGTAAGCGCATCGATCTCGATAGCGATGTGGAACCATTAGACTTCGATCGCAAACAAAAACTCGATGAATTTACCCAAGTAGCCGATGCCATCAATAGCATGCAGGCACAATTACGCGGCTCATTTGAAGCTCTCAAACGTTCCAAAGCCGAACTGCAAACCTCCTTAGAAGACAGAGAACGTTTATTGAAACTTGAGCGCAGCTATAAGGAAGAACTTGCACGACAAGTCAAAGAAAGAACTCAGGAATTAGAACAGTCATTAACAGCGCTAAAACGAGCGCAGCAAGTATTAGTCGAGCAGGAAAAAATGGCGGCATTGGGCGGGCTCGTCTCAGGGGTTGCCCATGAGATCAATACGCCGATCGGCATTTGTTTGACGGCGGCTAGCGCGCAATTGAGTCATATCGAGGAGCTTATAGACCTCATTCACAGCGAACATGCCACTCTCGACGAGATTAATGCGATTTTAGATGAGTACCAAGAAAGCTGTGAGCTGATAGTCCGTAATATCACCAAGGCCAGTAGTCTTATCCAAAAATTTAAAACGATCGCCATCGATCGTAGCCATGAAGAACATCAATGCATCAATTTAAAAAGTCAGCTGCAGGAGATTTTAGAATCTACTTTAATCATGTATCCCAAGTTAAAAGCGCAAACCCAATTAGAGGTTGAGCCAGCGCTCAACATCCAAACCAATGTTAGCCTGCTCAATCAAATCGTCAGCAATATTCTCTCCAACGCCTTCACCCATGCCTTCCAAGATAGGGAAAATAATCAAATTCAGATTTCGGCCAAGTTAGAGCAAGGCTATGTGAATATCAGCATCGAAAACAATGGTATCGCCATTCCGCCTGAAGTGGCAGAACATATGTTTGAGCCCTTCTTTACCACCAACAGGAGTAAAGGGGGCACTGGATTAGGCTTATCCGCCGCCTTTAATGCCGCCACACTGCTAAAGGGCACCATGAATTACCAAGCAGACTCAACACTGGGAGGGGCCAAATTCAATATCCGTATTCC encodes the following:
- a CDS encoding ATP-binding protein, with translation MLTFFSQFIKSPIGRHLTLSIVLFSSLITLMTTAYQLVNDYRGDVTRIDRVFSNIEKANLDVLAASIWVIDERLINTQLNGLIQLPDINYISIKDDSGQAWNSGAQKQTHTLSKTFPLVYKSPTDNINVGSLEVQVDMDAIYQRLYDKAILILLSNGIKTFLVAGFILFLVWYNITKHLDKLSNYCKRIDLDSDVEPLDFDRKQKLDEFTQVADAINSMQAQLRGSFEALKRSKAELQTSLEDRERLLKLERSYKEELARQVKERTQELEQSLTALKRAQQVLVEQEKMAALGGLVSGVAHEINTPIGICLTAASAQLSHIEELIDLIHSEHATLDEINAILDEYQESCELIVRNITKASSLIQKFKTIAIDRSHEEHQCINLKSQLQEILESTLIMYPKLKAQTQLEVEPALNIQTNVSLLNQIVSNILSNAFTHAFQDRENNQIQISAKLEQGYVNISIENNGIAIPPEVAEHMFEPFFTTNRSKGGTGLGLSAAFNAATLLKGTMNYQADSTLGGAKFNIRIPLTQCDAPKLTTHHDFTI